One Malus domestica chromosome 11, GDT2T_hap1 genomic region harbors:
- the LOC114819735 gene encoding uncharacterized protein, whose amino-acid sequence MKDFQEKNEHLREDHEEEENQEIVDDDVHSQETEEQVPVSDDDDHKGKQVVLDSDVVHHRSGDRVCEQCGKIFQNGKALGGHRKVHFNQSLLPKKNKALFKPKKKHVASNEGGGSSEVSCYVCKKDFPSIKSLHGHMRLHRERDWKGVRPPGAVQPPSEESKSSSYENDSSDDDNDDGDGDSSFSDHTIETDNDAAKFLVNWMKIEQRRRIANQRDPNGEDKVREFRGKKLIEESPVGYKGNPSSKNMKFDGRSSKKITMEGSKSFGGTKPKKYIGLLDQTLNQISSKPQEFRFSRSDATMSDMNESGFSSKYAADQVSESASEKAIEESPRGYKGNTPLRIKLKLDGRSNKTLDKSRSSRSVSFVLNKLSVGGKEKISVEEDDDDENADQISWKVKSKKAMMKGVSKTDKKPIKDTALLDQARYQIPSRTQEFGATYAERGNYNGSSATSNQVFERAEEAEAVEQETKQFVCNICPCKFSTGQALGGHKRGHNYRMAVENAPGKAEVAPVDEEDREISIVPEKLDLDLNQLPYESNDE is encoded by the coding sequence ATGAAAGACTTCCAAGAGAAAAACGAGCACCTAAGAGAAgatcatgaagaagaagaaaatcaagaaatcGTGGATGATGATGTGCATTCACAAGAGACTGAAGAACAAGTTCCGGTAAGTGACGATGATGATCATAAGGGTAAACAAGTAGTGCTAGACAGTGACGTTGTTCATCATCGAAGCGGAGATCGGGTTTGTGAGCAATGTGGGAAGATATTTCAAAATGGAAAAGCTTTAGGAGGTCACAGAAAAGTTCACTTTaatcaatctcttcttcccaaGAAGAACAAAGCATTGTTTAAGCCGAAGAAGAAACATGTTGCTTCCAATGAAGGCGGCGGCAGCAGTGAAGTCTCGTGCTATGTTTGTAAAAAGGATTTTCCATCAATCAAATCCTTGCACGGACACATGAGACTCCACCGCGAAAGAGATTGGAAAGGTGTGAGACCTCCGGGGGCTGTTCAGCCTCCTTCGGAAGAGAGCAAATCTTCTTCGTACGAAAATGACTCCAGTGATGATGACAatgatgatggtgatggtgacAGTAGTTTTTCCGATCACACCATAGAGACAGACAACGATGCAGCAAAATTTTTAGTAAACTGGATGAAGATCGAACAAAGACGCAGGATTGCTAACCAAAGAGATCCTAATGGTGAAGACAAAGTTCGTGAATTCAGAGGGAAGAAGCTAATAGAAGAGTCACCAGTTGGATACAAAGGTAACCCTTCTTCCAAGAACATGAAATTTGATGGTAGAAGTAGTAAGAAAATTACCATGGAGGGAAGTAAAAGTTTTGGAggtacaaaacccaaaaaatataTTGGCTTGCTCGATCAAACCCTCAACCAGATTTCAAGCAAGCCTCAAGAGTTTAGGTTCAGTAGATCAGATGCAACGATGAGTGACATGAACGAATCGGGGTTCAGTAGTAAGTATGCAGCGGACCAAGTTAGTGAATCTGCATCGGAGAAGGCAATAGAAGAGTCACCTCGTGGATACAAAGGCAATACTCCATTGAGGATCAAGCTGAAACTTGATGGTAGAAGTAATAAAACTCTGGATAAAAGTAGAAGTTCTCGGAGTGTGTCTTTTGTGTTGAATAAGTTAAGTGTTGGAGGTAAAGAAAAGATTTCTGTGGAAGAAGATGACGATGATGAGAATGCTGATCAGATTAGTTGGAAGGTGAAGTCGAAGAAGGCGATGATGAAGGGAGTTTCAAAAACAGATAAAAAGCCAATCAAAGACACTGCTTTACTCGACCAAGCCCGCTACCAGATTCCATCGAGAACTCAAGAATTTGGTGCTACTTATGCTGAAAGGGGAAACTACAATGGCTCTAGTGCTACCAGTAACCAAGTATTTGAAAGAGCAGAAGAAGCTGAAGCAGTGGAGCAGGAGACCAAACAGTTTGTATGCAACATCTGCCCCTGCAAGTTCTCAACAGGTCAGGCTCTGGGAGGCCACAAGAGAGGTCACAACTATAGAATGGCAGTGGAAAATGCTCCGGGGAAAGCAGAAGTAGCACCGGTGGATGAAGAAGACCGTGAGATCAGTATAGTTCCTGAAAAACTAGACTTGGATCTCAATCAACTTCCTTACGAATCGAACGATGAGTGA